From Oncorhynchus mykiss isolate Arlee chromosome 6, USDA_OmykA_1.1, whole genome shotgun sequence, the proteins below share one genomic window:
- the LOC110525166 gene encoding uncharacterized protein LOC110525166 isoform X2 has translation MNPPIINSTNSVTTSTKRKREAERSVNWTVEETQVLLCAWSDERVQKSLAENVRNRHVFKHLSARMCDLGFSRSPHQCRLRVKTLKANYVRAKLLMSVDDSQPCSFRYYSEMDAVLGRNRAMEGTGGGRHFGSPEGIGGLLGGCHFGSELIAETGRYLGSEGIGRLGGGCNFVSPEGTAGRKSRYIVSEMKVEEDREADDTDDYEFNDVGITTRSLVGPGGRRHDAFLEHSNDYHEPAVHPLEDDRSSRSTPPPPQPASHFSPPPDHSPNLGSGITIPSTQPLEPVLKHLADCFQRLVSESRGLMVQLEGQRQEQARWQQDLLSQWLEREEMRQREAADREDRREKARMAHEIRVLTLLSGLAQNQQRQKQTPHHSCSCCHQCSRVEALGGAVAGASTITRHDDGTED, from the exons aTGAATCCTCCAATTATCAACTCTACTAATTCGGTGACAACTTCTACTAAAA GAAAGCGAGAGGCCGAGCGCTCCGTCAACTGGACAGTGGAAGAGACCCAGGTGTTGCTGTGTGCCTGGAGTGACGAGCGAGTGCAGAAGAGCCTGGCGGAGAATGTCCGTAACCGCCATGTTTTCAAACACCTCTCAGCCCGCATGTGTGACCTGGGCTTCTCACGCAGCCCTCACCAGTGCCGGCTCCGCGTCAAGACCCTCAAGGCCAACTATGTCAGAGCCAAGCTGCTGATGAGCGTGGATGACTCCCAACCCTGCAGTTTCAGGTACTACTCTGAGATGGATGCTGTGCTGGGGAGAAATCGCGCTATGGAAGGGACTGGAGGAGGGCGGCATTTTGGATCTCCTGAAGGCATAGGAGGATTATTAggagggtgccattttgggtcTGAATTGATCGCAGAAACAGGGCGCTATTTGGGATCTGAAGGGATTGGAAGACTAGGAGGAGGATGCAATTTTGTATCTCCTGAGGGGACGGCAGGACGGAAGTCACGGTATATAGTGTCTGAGATGAAggtggaggaggacagggaggcaGACGACACAGACGACTACGAGTTCAACGATGTAGGAATCACCACTCGGTCACTGGTTGGCCCGGGTGGAAGACGCCATGATGCTTTTCTAGAGCACAGCAACGACTATCATGAACCTGCTG TTCATCCATTGGAGGATGACCGCAGCTCCAGGTCAACGCCGCCACCACCCCAGCCTGCTTCCCATTTTTCTCCACCCCCAGACCATAGCCCCAACCTGGGCAGTGGTATCACCATTCCCTCCACCCAGCCCCTAGAGCCTGTGTTGAAGCACTTGGCAGACTGCTTCCAGAGGCTGGTCTCAGAGTCCCGGGGTCTGATGGTACAGCTGGAGGGCCAGAGGCAGGAGCAG GCTCGCTGGCAGCAGGACTTGCTCTCTCAgtggctggagagagaggagatgaggcaGAGGGAGGCGGCGGACAGGGAGGACCGGAGGGAGAAGGCCCGTATGGCGCATGAGATCAGGGTACTGACGCTCCTCAGTGGCCTGGCCCAGAACCAGCAGAGACAGAAGCAGACACCACATCACAGCTGCAGCTGTTGCCACCAGTGTAGCAGGGTGGAGGCGTTAGGTGGGGCTGTTGCCGGGGCCTCGACCATCACCAGACATGATGATGGAACTGAGGACTGA
- the LOC110525166 gene encoding uncharacterized protein LOC110525166 isoform X1 — MNPPIINSTNSVTTSTKSKFLKKGKREAERSVNWTVEETQVLLCAWSDERVQKSLAENVRNRHVFKHLSARMCDLGFSRSPHQCRLRVKTLKANYVRAKLLMSVDDSQPCSFRYYSEMDAVLGRNRAMEGTGGGRHFGSPEGIGGLLGGCHFGSELIAETGRYLGSEGIGRLGGGCNFVSPEGTAGRKSRYIVSEMKVEEDREADDTDDYEFNDVGITTRSLVGPGGRRHDAFLEHSNDYHEPAVHPLEDDRSSRSTPPPPQPASHFSPPPDHSPNLGSGITIPSTQPLEPVLKHLADCFQRLVSESRGLMVQLEGQRQEQARWQQDLLSQWLEREEMRQREAADREDRREKARMAHEIRVLTLLSGLAQNQQRQKQTPHHSCSCCHQCSRVEALGGAVAGASTITRHDDGTED, encoded by the exons aTGAATCCTCCAATTATCAACTCTACTAATTCGGTGACAACTTCTACTAAAAGTAAGTTTCTGAAAAAAG GAAAGCGAGAGGCCGAGCGCTCCGTCAACTGGACAGTGGAAGAGACCCAGGTGTTGCTGTGTGCCTGGAGTGACGAGCGAGTGCAGAAGAGCCTGGCGGAGAATGTCCGTAACCGCCATGTTTTCAAACACCTCTCAGCCCGCATGTGTGACCTGGGCTTCTCACGCAGCCCTCACCAGTGCCGGCTCCGCGTCAAGACCCTCAAGGCCAACTATGTCAGAGCCAAGCTGCTGATGAGCGTGGATGACTCCCAACCCTGCAGTTTCAGGTACTACTCTGAGATGGATGCTGTGCTGGGGAGAAATCGCGCTATGGAAGGGACTGGAGGAGGGCGGCATTTTGGATCTCCTGAAGGCATAGGAGGATTATTAggagggtgccattttgggtcTGAATTGATCGCAGAAACAGGGCGCTATTTGGGATCTGAAGGGATTGGAAGACTAGGAGGAGGATGCAATTTTGTATCTCCTGAGGGGACGGCAGGACGGAAGTCACGGTATATAGTGTCTGAGATGAAggtggaggaggacagggaggcaGACGACACAGACGACTACGAGTTCAACGATGTAGGAATCACCACTCGGTCACTGGTTGGCCCGGGTGGAAGACGCCATGATGCTTTTCTAGAGCACAGCAACGACTATCATGAACCTGCTG TTCATCCATTGGAGGATGACCGCAGCTCCAGGTCAACGCCGCCACCACCCCAGCCTGCTTCCCATTTTTCTCCACCCCCAGACCATAGCCCCAACCTGGGCAGTGGTATCACCATTCCCTCCACCCAGCCCCTAGAGCCTGTGTTGAAGCACTTGGCAGACTGCTTCCAGAGGCTGGTCTCAGAGTCCCGGGGTCTGATGGTACAGCTGGAGGGCCAGAGGCAGGAGCAG GCTCGCTGGCAGCAGGACTTGCTCTCTCAgtggctggagagagaggagatgaggcaGAGGGAGGCGGCGGACAGGGAGGACCGGAGGGAGAAGGCCCGTATGGCGCATGAGATCAGGGTACTGACGCTCCTCAGTGGCCTGGCCCAGAACCAGCAGAGACAGAAGCAGACACCACATCACAGCTGCAGCTGTTGCCACCAGTGTAGCAGGGTGGAGGCGTTAGGTGGGGCTGTTGCCGGGGCCTCGACCATCACCAGACATGATGATGGAACTGAGGACTGA
- the LOC110525166 gene encoding uncharacterized protein LOC110525166 isoform X3, producing MCDLGFSRSPHQCRLRVKTLKANYVRAKLLMSVDDSQPCSFRYYSEMDAVLGRNRAMEGTGGGRHFGSPEGIGGLLGGCHFGSELIAETGRYLGSEGIGRLGGGCNFVSPEGTAGRKSRYIVSEMKVEEDREADDTDDYEFNDVGITTRSLVGPGGRRHDAFLEHSNDYHEPAVHPLEDDRSSRSTPPPPQPASHFSPPPDHSPNLGSGITIPSTQPLEPVLKHLADCFQRLVSESRGLMVQLEGQRQEQARWQQDLLSQWLEREEMRQREAADREDRREKARMAHEIRVLTLLSGLAQNQQRQKQTPHHSCSCCHQCSRVEALGGAVAGASTITRHDDGTED from the exons ATGTGTGACCTGGGCTTCTCACGCAGCCCTCACCAGTGCCGGCTCCGCGTCAAGACCCTCAAGGCCAACTATGTCAGAGCCAAGCTGCTGATGAGCGTGGATGACTCCCAACCCTGCAGTTTCAGGTACTACTCTGAGATGGATGCTGTGCTGGGGAGAAATCGCGCTATGGAAGGGACTGGAGGAGGGCGGCATTTTGGATCTCCTGAAGGCATAGGAGGATTATTAggagggtgccattttgggtcTGAATTGATCGCAGAAACAGGGCGCTATTTGGGATCTGAAGGGATTGGAAGACTAGGAGGAGGATGCAATTTTGTATCTCCTGAGGGGACGGCAGGACGGAAGTCACGGTATATAGTGTCTGAGATGAAggtggaggaggacagggaggcaGACGACACAGACGACTACGAGTTCAACGATGTAGGAATCACCACTCGGTCACTGGTTGGCCCGGGTGGAAGACGCCATGATGCTTTTCTAGAGCACAGCAACGACTATCATGAACCTGCTG TTCATCCATTGGAGGATGACCGCAGCTCCAGGTCAACGCCGCCACCACCCCAGCCTGCTTCCCATTTTTCTCCACCCCCAGACCATAGCCCCAACCTGGGCAGTGGTATCACCATTCCCTCCACCCAGCCCCTAGAGCCTGTGTTGAAGCACTTGGCAGACTGCTTCCAGAGGCTGGTCTCAGAGTCCCGGGGTCTGATGGTACAGCTGGAGGGCCAGAGGCAGGAGCAG GCTCGCTGGCAGCAGGACTTGCTCTCTCAgtggctggagagagaggagatgaggcaGAGGGAGGCGGCGGACAGGGAGGACCGGAGGGAGAAGGCCCGTATGGCGCATGAGATCAGGGTACTGACGCTCCTCAGTGGCCTGGCCCAGAACCAGCAGAGACAGAAGCAGACACCACATCACAGCTGCAGCTGTTGCCACCAGTGTAGCAGGGTGGAGGCGTTAGGTGGGGCTGTTGCCGGGGCCTCGACCATCACCAGACATGATGATGGAACTGAGGACTGA